The following are encoded in a window of Brevibacillus sp. DP1.3A genomic DNA:
- a CDS encoding FAD-dependent monooxygenase: MSNEKHALIIGAGLSGLASALALKQKGWQVTLYEQAKEHKGIGAGIVLAANAMKALDKLGVGQEVRELGAAVRSARIRDWKGNLLVELPVAEQAERYGADSYLIHRADLQQALLSKISTHELVLGKQFVSFSQEEGRVYAAFADGSSTHGTILIGADGIHSRVRKSLFGEESMRYSGYTAIRGIATYQDPRYPLESGGGFEAWGRGIRFGFSHIGNNRIHWFAAINAPEGEKDGPLGRKRETLRRLDGWYEPVRAVIEATEDAAILRHDIYDRAPLRRWSQGRVTLVGDAAHPMLPNLGQGAGQGMEDALVLARCLAVADHTDSAYALHMYEELRKKRANAIVKGSRLMGAVTQWENPLAIAARHFMLKTIPARIQSRRLDWIVGHEV; encoded by the coding sequence ATGAGCAACGAAAAACACGCGCTGATCATCGGGGCAGGCTTGAGCGGGCTTGCCTCGGCGCTTGCCTTGAAGCAAAAGGGTTGGCAAGTGACGCTTTATGAGCAGGCAAAGGAGCATAAAGGCATCGGTGCTGGAATCGTTTTGGCTGCCAATGCGATGAAGGCATTGGATAAGCTGGGAGTTGGACAGGAGGTACGCGAGCTTGGGGCAGCTGTCCGTTCAGCACGAATTCGCGACTGGAAGGGAAATTTGTTAGTCGAGCTGCCTGTCGCGGAACAAGCAGAACGGTACGGGGCTGACAGCTACTTAATTCATCGGGCTGATCTACAGCAGGCTCTTTTGTCGAAAATCTCGACGCATGAATTGGTTCTCGGCAAGCAGTTCGTTTCTTTTTCTCAAGAAGAAGGAAGGGTTTATGCCGCTTTTGCAGATGGGTCAAGTACACATGGAACGATTCTGATCGGAGCGGACGGGATTCACTCTCGTGTGCGGAAGAGCCTGTTCGGTGAAGAGTCTATGAGATACTCCGGGTACACGGCGATTCGCGGGATTGCTACTTACCAAGACCCTCGTTATCCGCTGGAATCAGGAGGAGGCTTTGAAGCATGGGGCAGGGGGATTCGTTTCGGGTTTTCCCATATCGGCAACAATCGAATACATTGGTTTGCCGCCATCAATGCACCTGAGGGAGAAAAAGATGGGCCGCTGGGCCGGAAGCGAGAGACGTTGCGCCGACTGGATGGCTGGTATGAGCCAGTACGTGCAGTGATTGAGGCGACAGAGGATGCAGCCATCTTGCGGCATGATATATACGACCGTGCACCACTCAGGAGATGGAGTCAGGGCCGGGTTACATTAGTGGGCGATGCGGCACATCCGATGCTACCAAATCTGGGGCAAGGGGCGGGTCAGGGAATGGAAGACGCACTCGTGCTGGCCAGATGCTTGGCAGTGGCAGATCATACAGACTCGGCTTATGCTTTGCACATGTATGAAGAGCTACGGAAGAAGCGGGCGAATGCGATTGTGAAAGGTTCCCGCTTGATGGGGGCAGTCACCCAATGGGAAAATCCGTTGGCCATCGCGGCTCGTCATTTTATGCTAAAAACGATCCCTGCCCGTATCCAGAGCAGAAGACTGGACTGGATTGTTGGACACGAGGTGTGA
- a CDS encoding ROK family protein: MNQDKPYAIGIDLGGTKIIAAIVDQHGNILRQANAATQTEEAAQTVIGRIGDLVQTVLDDSGINLSRIRGIGIATAGIIDTQRQMVIFASNLNWSDVPIGAILQERFGVAVQLINDANAAAVAEWAFGSARGTKDLIYVTVSTGVGAGIISGGRLITGVGDSAGEFGHISLDPEGPLCVCGNRGCLENYTSGLALASRAREQLLQGVTSSLLVENGNDLSRITAREVGEAAIRGDLLSMTLMKEAGYYLGVGLTNLIHLFNPQVIVIGGGVMKNGQLLLAEAKNVIRERSISRMANQVSLQLTTIGAEAGVLGAAGMYYPSEREMVEV, translated from the coding sequence ATGAATCAAGACAAACCATATGCCATCGGGATTGATCTGGGTGGTACAAAAATCATAGCCGCGATCGTCGACCAGCATGGCAACATCCTCAGGCAGGCGAACGCAGCGACCCAAACAGAAGAGGCAGCTCAGACAGTCATCGGACGCATCGGTGATTTGGTGCAGACTGTCCTAGACGATAGCGGAATCAATCTTTCGCGCATTCGCGGGATCGGGATTGCAACTGCGGGAATTATTGATACCCAGCGCCAAATGGTCATTTTTGCGAGCAATCTAAACTGGAGCGATGTGCCGATCGGCGCGATACTTCAGGAGCGGTTTGGCGTAGCTGTGCAATTGATCAATGATGCCAATGCAGCAGCGGTAGCAGAATGGGCGTTTGGAAGTGCACGAGGCACGAAAGACTTGATCTATGTAACGGTCAGTACGGGTGTTGGTGCTGGCATTATCAGTGGAGGACGGCTGATTACAGGTGTTGGCGATAGCGCCGGGGAGTTCGGGCATATTTCGCTTGATCCCGAAGGACCGTTGTGCGTGTGTGGGAATAGAGGGTGCCTGGAAAATTACACGTCTGGGCTGGCTTTGGCAAGTAGAGCTAGGGAACAGCTACTACAGGGTGTTACAAGCTCGTTGCTCGTTGAAAATGGGAATGACCTGAGCAGGATAACGGCTAGAGAGGTCGGAGAGGCAGCGATTCGGGGCGATTTGCTCAGCATGACCTTGATGAAGGAAGCAGGTTATTATCTCGGGGTCGGACTGACCAATCTGATCCATCTGTTCAATCCGCAGGTGATCGTCATTGGTGGCGGTGTGATGAAGAACGGACAGCTGCTGCTTGCGGAAGCAAAGAACGTCATTCGCGAGCGCTCCATCTCTCGGATGGCAAACCAAGTGAGCCTCCAGTTGACTACGATTGGAGCGGAAGCAGGGGTGCTCGGTGCTGCAGGCATGTATTATCCGTCCGAGCGTGAAATGGTTGAGGTATAA
- the cysK gene encoding cysteine synthase A — protein sequence MSVYQNITELIGNTPIVRLRRMVPEGAAEVFVKLEKFNPSGSVKDRAAYNLILTAEQAGLIQPGDTIIEPTSGNTGIGLAMNAAAKGYRAILVMPDNMSKERINILKAYGAEVVLTPSELRMPGAIAKAQELQKEIPRSFIPQQFENQANPDIHRTTTAEEIFTQTNGRLDAFVATAGTGGTITGTGEALREKLPELYIAVVEPKGSPVLSGGKPGPHKLVGTSPGFVPQILNTSVYNEIIQIADEDALQSMRQLAALEGILVGPSSGASVFAAITIAKRLGVGKRVVCIAPDTGERYLSMNLF from the coding sequence ATGAGCGTCTACCAGAACATTACCGAATTGATTGGAAATACGCCGATTGTTCGACTGAGGCGCATGGTTCCTGAAGGAGCAGCAGAAGTTTTTGTGAAGTTGGAGAAATTCAATCCATCCGGGAGTGTGAAAGACCGCGCTGCCTACAATCTGATTTTGACGGCTGAGCAAGCAGGACTGATTCAACCGGGGGATACGATCATAGAGCCGACGAGCGGCAATACCGGAATCGGCTTGGCGATGAATGCCGCTGCAAAAGGCTATCGCGCGATTTTGGTCATGCCTGACAATATGTCGAAGGAACGGATCAATATTTTGAAAGCGTATGGGGCAGAGGTTGTCTTGACGCCGAGTGAGCTGAGGATGCCGGGGGCAATAGCCAAAGCGCAAGAGCTGCAAAAAGAGATTCCACGCAGCTTTATTCCTCAGCAATTCGAGAATCAGGCAAACCCGGACATCCATCGAACGACGACAGCTGAGGAAATTTTTACGCAAACGAATGGTCGACTGGATGCGTTTGTCGCCACAGCGGGGACGGGGGGAACGATTACCGGAACAGGCGAAGCGTTGCGGGAAAAGCTCCCGGAGCTGTATATCGCTGTCGTCGAACCAAAAGGCTCCCCGGTTCTGTCTGGCGGAAAGCCTGGTCCACATAAACTGGTAGGCACGAGCCCTGGTTTTGTTCCACAAATCCTCAATACAAGCGTTTATAATGAAATCATTCAAATCGCAGACGAAGACGCCCTACAAAGCATGCGGCAGCTTGCAGCGTTGGAAGGGATTCTCGTCGGGCCTTCATCGGGTGCCTCGGTTTTTGCTGCCATCACGATTGCCAAAAGGCTGGGAGTGGGTAAGCGGGTCGTTTGCATTGCGCCTGACACGGGGGAGCGGTATTTGAGTATGAATCTTTTCTAA